A segment of the Syntrophorhabdaceae bacterium genome:
AACTTTTACTGCTGCTTTTACTTTTCTTGAAAACTCACCTGCCCAACCTGGTTCCAGATTCGCACAGAATGGGCTACATTCGAACGCAATAGATTTGTATGTGGCCATAACGGTGCCAAGCCAATCAATGTAGCCTGCCGCTTCAAGCATTCTTGCCATCTCGATACCATCCTCAAGAGTTAGTCCCCCTGGCTCGAGCTCCATGACATTCATTCTGGCGCCTATGGGGAAATCTCTCCCAACAGCATCTCTTACCTTCGCAAACACTTCCATTGCAAATCGAACCCTGTTTTCAACAGAACCACCGTACTCATCCGTTCTTTTGTTACTCAGAGGTGAAAAGAAAGCACTGCCGAGCTTGTCGTGGGCACACATAATTTCGACGGCATCGACCCCGGCCTTTACACATCTCTCTGCAGCCCGTGCGAACTTATCCTGGATCTCCCATATTTCTTTCTTTGTTAGTTCTTTCGATATCTGGTTCGGCACTTCAATTGCTGGAATTTGTGATGGTGCAACAGGGACCTCGTCCACCTGAACATGACAGAGGCTGTGTATTCCGGGATGGCTGATCTGGACCATGAACTTGGAATCGTGCTTATGGCATACTTCAGTGAGTTCCTTCAACCCGGGGATGATATCGTCCGTCCATAATGCAAAATTGTTTGCAGGGAAATAGTCAGCCTTCTCGTCCACGCTTGAGGTAACGAGACCGACGAGGGCTGCACCGCCGCAAGCCTTCTCCTCGTAATAGGCCTTTGCCCGGTCAGTGACCATAAAGGTTACCGGATCGGCGACTTGAGATCCACTGGGTGCGCTCACAATCCGGTTTTTGAGAATGAGCGATCCCAACTTGATTGGTGTAAAAAGGTGTTTATACTCTGCCATAGCCCGAACCCTCCTTAATTTTTTTAATGTAAGCCTCTCAGGGACAGTAACCGCTTACCCATAAGCAGGTAATTTTAATTACCAATTGCGGCTTATCAGGCTTAAGCCCTTACTGTTCCTTGCTCTAATGATAAAAATATATTGAACGACCGATAAATTGTCAAGAAAAAAATATCGATCGATCGATACATAACCCGGTTAAAGAGTTATATCCCATACCGGTTTAAGAAGGCGTTATGTTTTTTCCCGGCAGAATGGAGCGAGAACCCCATGCATTATAAAAGTAACTATTTCCTCTGTGATTTGATCTACACTCAGAGGCCCTCCCGGTCGAAACCACAGGAGGTACCAGTTGATGACGCCCAGGATGTTGAGGGCAAGCACCGTCATGCTGCTGTACCGGACGCGTCCTGTTGCCTGGATCCGTTGGAGTTCCGTACGGTACAGGTCCAGGATCTGACGCTGAATCTGATTATTTATCTTAGTTGCTTCAGATGGTATATGCTCTTCATCGGTGAAGAATATCCGTGCCTCTTTTACAGTTCCGGTACATTGACGAAGATGGGTTCTTATCAGAAGCTCAAGACGTTCCAGCGGATCCATGTCGAGCACCGCAACCTCCTGGAGGCTATTGATGAGCCGCGCCCCGGCCTCACTGAGGATAGTAGTGAAGAGCGCCTCTTTGCTCCCAAAATAGTGGTAAATGCTAGAGATGCTCATGCCCATGACGCATGCGATGTCACGGATGGACGTCCCTTTGTAGCCGCTGGCGGAAAAGAGCTCAATGGCAATGGAAATAAGCTTTTCGCGGGTGTCGAGATTGTTACTCATTAATTTTACCTTGAACGTCTAAACAGAGTATGAACATAACAATAAATCCTCAGCGTAGTCAATATAGCAACTCTTAGATACATTATCAACGGGGCCTTGCAGCGCTGCGGGGTAGGACAGATAAGGGGATGCAGTATCACTGCCGGTCCATGAGGCGGAATGAAAGCTCGTGCCCGGTTTCGTGACGCTCCACAAGTCCTTCGTCTTCAAAGGTCTCCAGGTATCCGATTACTTCAGAAAGGGCCAGCAAAAGCTGGTCAGGAGGTAATCCTGGAAAAAGGCGCAGGATTATCTGAAAAGGCGTGGTGGCGCCGGTCGAAAGGATATGCCGGATCTGTTTTTTCCTGCGGGTCATGAAACGAAGAAGCTCTGTAATTCGTTCAGAAGGCCTGTATATGGGTTCCCCATGGCCCGGGAAGGCGGCTTTAAGCTTCATGCCCCTCACATTTTCCAGGGAGCGGGCATAGCTGGTCACGCTGCGGTAGCCACGGGGGACGACCCAGGGGCGCTGCAAGAGGGGGTTTGAAGATATGTCCTTTAGGAGAAAGTCCCCGGTGAATGCTATTTTTCTGTCCGGTTCCCAGAAAAGCATACAGTAAGGAGTATGCCCGGGAACGTGAACTGCCCTCAGGTTCATTGACGACAGCCGGAATTCGTCCCCGTTTTTCAGAAGTCTGGTAGGTACTACCCTGCATGCGAACCCTTTGAGCCAATTGAAAAATCGGGTGGTTTGTCCCAGGAGTTCCTCCGGGATCCCTGATTTTCTGAGCAGTGATTCGAAGAAGCGATTTGTATCAAGAAAGTCCTCTTCGTATTCTTCCAGGGCTTGTGCCGCGGCCTCGTGTATCCATATTTCAACCCCTCCCTTCTCGGCAATGTCCCGTGCTGAACCAAAATGATCGATGTGCGGGTGAGTGATAATGATCCGCCTGATCTCTGCAAGAGAGGAGCCGACTGCATTCAGTCCTTTTTCTAACTTTTCCATGAAGTAGTCACCCATGGGTGGTACGTCGAGCAGGGTGGGAACCGGTTCAGGGAAGAAGTAGCTATTGACGCTTGCCACCGGAAACGGCAAGGGTATCTTCAGCTGATGTACTCCATAATTTGTCTTCATTCGTTCACCGACTTTTCTTAACTTACAGCCTCTAACGTGTCAAGGATTTTCACCCTTTGGCCTGCTTCGGTGTCCGGGTGAGCCCGTTGAAAGGAACGTAAATACTGAGAAATTAACGTCAATAATTTTTTAAAAAATTTGTTTGACAAGAAATAGACTTTCTTGTATTCTTAATTGAGCGATCGACCAATTATATGGCATAAAGGATTATTTGGTAGTATTCTATGAGCGATATACTTATTGGAAATATTGAGCAATTAGTCAATCAAAGGGGTTTTGGAAGCAAAAAAAACATGGTGATCATGGGAGGAGGAAATGAGTTACACAATTGACATTGACACCGGCGGAACCTTCACAGATGGTTTTTTCGTTAATGGCACTCGCGTTGAAACGGTGAAGGTACCAACAACACACCATGACCTCACGGTCTGTTTTCTCGAATGCATCAAAGCAGGGGCCGGTCAGTTTGGGGTCTCCCTGGAGGATATGTTGACGGACACGGAAGTAATACGTTTTTCCTCCACAATCGGGACAAACACGCTGATTGAGAGAAATGGAACAAAAATCGGACTTATGGTGAGCAGGGGAGAAGAAAAGGAACTCCAGGTTGTAAACGAAGAAGAGGAGTCTCCCCTCGTATATTCGGAGATGGTCAGGACCCTGGGGGGTCAGATAGGAAAAAACGGAGAAGAGGTTGAAGCATTGAAAAGAGAAGAGGTGCTGAGAGCGGGTCAGGAACTGCTCGACCTCGGTGCGCGTTGTCTCGTTGTCTCCCTCAAGAACTCCGTCTTTAACCCTGTGCATGAACGACAGGTCCGTACCTGGCTCAAAGGGGAGTATCCAAGGGACTATCTTGGATCGGTACCTGTTTTTCTATCCTCTGATACCACGAATCTGCCGGGTGATCAGGAAAGGATAAATACTGCGGTTGTCAACGCCTACATACACGCAAGACTCGTAAAGTTCCTTTACAAGGCCGGTGAGGACCTGAGAAAGAGGTTTTTTACCAGGCCCCTGCTTATCGTTCATGCAACAGGCGGGGTTGCAAGGGTGGCAAACACAAAAGCGATCAACACCTATAATTCCGGACCTGCTGCCGGCTTAATGGGTGTGATGTCGCTCGGAAAACTTTACGAAACAAAGCATTTAGTCTCAGGGGACATGGGCGGGACTTCCTTTGATATCGGCGTAGTGAGAAACGGTCAGCCAAACTTCACGCTGCGGCCAAACGTCGAAGGTCTGGATCTCAGTGTCCCGATGGTTGCTATACGACCCATTGGGGCAGGCGGCGGCTCAATCGCCACCGTACGAAAGGGTGAACTCCAGGTGGGCCCGCAATCTGCCGGTGCCCTTCCCGGACCTGCTTGCTTCAATCTGGGCGGCACCCAGGCAACTGTCACAGATGCCGATGTAGCGCTTGGATACATTGATCCCGGCTATTACCTGGGGGGCAAGATGCAGCTGGATGGTTCTAAGGCTACTGAAGTAATAGAGGCGAAGGTGGCTTCCCAGTTGAGATGTGAGACCCTTGAGGCGGCCCTTGTTATAAGAGACAAGGTGGATTTCAATATGGGTATCGCGTTAAAAGAGGTCATCGAAGCAACGGGATCCAGTTTCAAGCCTGCCCTGATCATATACGGCGGCGCAGGTTCTGCTCACTGTTGCGGGCTCGCAAAATATGCTGGCATCAAGAAGATCATAGCCCCTTTGTACGCTTCGGTCTTCTCAGCATGTTCCCTGTCCAGTATGGATATCTGGCATATCTATTCCCGGCGCTTAGGTATGTGGCTCAAGAAAGATGGTCGCATGGTGATTGATCAGGACCGAGCAGAAAGCCTGGTTAGATCAATGTATGACGAGGCCTCGAGAGATATGCGGGGCGAGGGCTTCAGGGAAGATCAGGTACTGAACCACGTGGAGTTTTTCCTGAGCAGGGGCGGCGACGTGCCCGAGGGCCGCGTGATCGTTAACGGCAAAGACTGGTCAGGAGTACTCGATAACGCGCTCAAGAAGCAGACCCCGAAACTCTATGAGGGTCCTGACATCTATGGACCCCTGGTATTTATGCATGCTACTGCGCAGATCCCTCATTATGAGACCAGCCGGTTCGACATGGCCGGTACAGAATCCTCAAAGGCTCTCATTGGAGCACGACCGGTATGCTGGGAGAAGGGAGCAGGCATGGTTGAAACATCCATATACAATAGGTCAAAACTGTTGCCCGGCAACCTGGTCGAAGGTCCGGCTATCGTTGAAGCGCTCGATACAACCTATGTGGTCCGTAAGGGCTGGACATATAGAGTGGATGAGTATCTCAACGGGATATTTGAGGAGGTGTAATTATGAAGATACGGATCACTGAAGCGCTTGATCTGGATCTGGAAGCAGAAAAATGGTGTTGCAATCGCTGCGGCAAAGAGTTGATTTTCGCACGGGAGAATTACAAGAAAGGGTGTTTAGTGAGGGAGCGGATGCCTGTGGAGGTGCACAATCCTCTCGTTGAGAACTCACCTTTTTCCTTTGCACCGGACCCTGAATGGTGCCGAATAATCGAATTCTATTGCCCGCAATGCGGCCTTATGATTGATAATGAATACTTACCGCCAGGACATCCGGTTACCCATGACATAGAGCTTGACATCGATGGCATGAAACGGCGGTATGGAATTAACACTAAAACCAAAACAAAAACCAAAACCAAAACAAAAACAATGGGGACTATGTAGGAGGAGACATGGGTTACACAGTCGATGTAGATATTGGCGGGACATTTACCGATTTTTGTGGTGCGCAATATGGGGGTCAGATCACGATGACAAAAACTCCGACAACTCATTATGATCTGTCGGTGGGGTTTCTAAGAGGCCTGAAGGAGCTTGCCAGGAGCTTCAACACACCGCTCAAGAGATTTCTGTCCGAATGCGATGCCATCCACTATTGCACGACGCTGGGCACCAATGCACTCATCGAGCGAACGGGGCCCAAACTTGGAATTATAACAACGGCCGGATTCGAAGATACCGTTGCAATCGGACGCGCCCGTTCCTGGGCCGATGGTGTATCGGGAATGGAAAATAAAGACCTCGCGCGAATCATGAAACCGACCCCGTTGGTTCCAAGAGACATGATCGTTGGAGTGCATGAGCGAATAGACTCGTCTGGAAATGTGGTGTTGCCTATCAGGAAGGACGATGTCCTCGAGAAACTTCAGTACCTGGTCGAGAAAGGAGCTATGGGTTATATTATCTGCCTGATATCATCCTACTATAATCCCGGCCACGAGATGATGGTCAAGGAGATTATCGAGGATGAGTATCCTGAGGACTACCTCGGCAGCATGCCGGTTTTTCTTTCTCATAACATATCGCCAAAGATGGGCGAGTACACCAGGTTCACCTCTGCTGTCGTGAATGCATACATACACAGCGTCATGGCAGAGGAACTATCCCGCCTTATCTGGGAGTTAAAAGACAATGGATATGCCCGCCCATTGATACTGGTCCAGAATGTGGGCGGAATGAAGAAGGTAACCCGGACGAGAGCTATCCTTACTTACAACGCCGGTCCTGTTTCAGGCCTTTACGGAAGTCGTTATCTCGGCGACCTTTATGGAATGAAGAATATCATTTTTACGGATATGGGAGGGACATCCTACGATATCGGAATTGTTTCCGATGGTCAGATCCGAACATACGACTTTATTCCGGTCATCGACAGATGGCGTACGAATATCCCTGCCATAGAGGTGAAGTCGATAGGAGCGGGTGGCGGCTCCATCGCATGGATAAACAGGCTGTTCGGTAACAGACTTGAGGTTGGGCCTCAATCGGCGGGATCAATGCCTGGTCCTGCTTGTTACGATCAGGGGGGCACGGAACCGACGGTAACAGACGCTGATCTGGTGTTAGGTTATCTGAATCCGGATAACTACCTGGGCGGTAAAATGAAGCTCAAGAGGAGCCTTGCCGAAAAGGCTATCCGGGAAAAGATTGCCGAACCTCTCGGCAT
Coding sequences within it:
- a CDS encoding MBL fold metallo-hydrolase encodes the protein MKTNYGVHQLKIPLPFPVASVNSYFFPEPVPTLLDVPPMGDYFMEKLEKGLNAVGSSLAEIRRIIITHPHIDHFGSARDIAEKGGVEIWIHEAAAQALEEYEEDFLDTNRFFESLLRKSGIPEELLGQTTRFFNWLKGFACRVVPTRLLKNGDEFRLSSMNLRAVHVPGHTPYCMLFWEPDRKIAFTGDFLLKDISSNPLLQRPWVVPRGYRSVTSYARSLENVRGMKLKAAFPGHGEPIYRPSERITELLRFMTRRKKQIRHILSTGATTPFQIILRLFPGLPPDQLLLALSEVIGYLETFEDEGLVERHETGHELSFRLMDRQ
- a CDS encoding TetR family transcriptional regulator yields the protein MSNNLDTREKLISIAIELFSASGYKGTSIRDIACVMGMSISSIYHYFGSKEALFTTILSEAGARLINSLQEVAVLDMDPLERLELLIRTHLRQCTGTVKEARIFFTDEEHIPSEATKINNQIQRQILDLYRTELQRIQATGRVRYSSMTVLALNILGVINWYLLWFRPGGPLSVDQITEEIVTFIMHGVLAPFCREKT
- a CDS encoding acetone carboxylase subunit gamma, encoding MKIRITEALDLDLEAEKWCCNRCGKELIFARENYKKGCLVRERMPVEVHNPLVENSPFSFAPDPEWCRIIEFYCPQCGLMIDNEYLPPGHPVTHDIELDIDGMKRRYGINTKTKTKTKTKTKTMGTM
- a CDS encoding hydantoinase/oxoprolinase family protein, which codes for MSYTIDIDTGGTFTDGFFVNGTRVETVKVPTTHHDLTVCFLECIKAGAGQFGVSLEDMLTDTEVIRFSSTIGTNTLIERNGTKIGLMVSRGEEKELQVVNEEEESPLVYSEMVRTLGGQIGKNGEEVEALKREEVLRAGQELLDLGARCLVVSLKNSVFNPVHERQVRTWLKGEYPRDYLGSVPVFLSSDTTNLPGDQERINTAVVNAYIHARLVKFLYKAGEDLRKRFFTRPLLIVHATGGVARVANTKAINTYNSGPAAGLMGVMSLGKLYETKHLVSGDMGGTSFDIGVVRNGQPNFTLRPNVEGLDLSVPMVAIRPIGAGGGSIATVRKGELQVGPQSAGALPGPACFNLGGTQATVTDADVALGYIDPGYYLGGKMQLDGSKATEVIEAKVASQLRCETLEAALVIRDKVDFNMGIALKEVIEATGSSFKPALIIYGGAGSAHCCGLAKYAGIKKIIAPLYASVFSACSLSSMDIWHIYSRRLGMWLKKDGRMVIDQDRAESLVRSMYDEASRDMRGEGFREDQVLNHVEFFLSRGGDVPEGRVIVNGKDWSGVLDNALKKQTPKLYEGPDIYGPLVFMHATAQIPHYETSRFDMAGTESSKALIGARPVCWEKGAGMVETSIYNRSKLLPGNLVEGPAIVEALDTTYVVRKGWTYRVDEYLNGIFEEV
- a CDS encoding hydantoinase/oxoprolinase family protein, translated to MGYTVDVDIGGTFTDFCGAQYGGQITMTKTPTTHYDLSVGFLRGLKELARSFNTPLKRFLSECDAIHYCTTLGTNALIERTGPKLGIITTAGFEDTVAIGRARSWADGVSGMENKDLARIMKPTPLVPRDMIVGVHERIDSSGNVVLPIRKDDVLEKLQYLVEKGAMGYIICLISSYYNPGHEMMVKEIIEDEYPEDYLGSMPVFLSHNISPKMGEYTRFTSAVVNAYIHSVMAEELSRLIWELKDNGYARPLILVQNVGGMKKVTRTRAILTYNAGPVSGLYGSRYLGDLYGMKNIIFTDMGGTSYDIGIVSDGQIRTYDFIPVIDRWRTNIPAIEVKSIGAGGGSIAWINRLFGNRLEVGPQSAGSMPGPACYDQGGTEPTVTDADLVLGYLNPDNYLGGKMKLKRSLAEKAIREKIAEPLGIDLMEAAVRIRRIIDAKMGQEVFNEVVLKGYDPREFVVFACGGAGPSHALDIAPYMEVKKVVVSPFSPVFGAFGASTIDIMQVFDRSRMIKLFQYATQAYTEEYETFNGIVKELTDLALRDLQMEGYQPEDVKFTLELEMRYGMQYNFTKVESPHLELHSPQDVMDICRCFEKTYAQIYTPEAAFPQGGINIENFFLKASVPSKHVELMTHELSGETPGPDALKGTRSVYFVNAGKSLDTKIYAFETLQPGNVIFGPAVIEAEDTTCVINPGWRFVMDKYRQCLLEQVEHKTAEL